In Sphingomonas profundi, the sequence CTGGCGGCCGCCGACCGCCGCCTGGGCGGGGAGCTGGCACGGCGGGCGAAGGCGCTGGCGGCGGCGCCGGACGCCGGGTTCACCCTCGCCACCGATCCCGGCCGGCCGATCGCGATCTTCTGGCGCGGGCATATCGTGGCGCGGCTGCAGCGCGGGCGGGCGATGCTGGCGCCGCGCATCATGCTCTACAAGGCGCTCGATGCGCTGGCGCCCGACGATCGCAAGGCGGTGTCGGCACGGCTGGAGGCGTGGCTGGAGGGCGAGGTGGCGCGGCAGCTGGCGCCGCTGGCCGCCCTCTCCGCCGCCGCGCGGGACGGCGAGCGGCCGGCGGCGCTGCGCGCGCTCTACGCGCCGCTGGCCGAGGCCGGCGGCGTGCTGGCGCGGCGCGGTGCGGAGGAGATCGTCGCCGCGGTCGATCGCACGCTGCGGCCGGCGGCGGCGCGGCTGGGGGTGAAGATCGGCACGCTGGACATCTACGTGCCCGCTTTGCTGCGGCCGGAGGCGGTGCGCTGGCGGCTGGCGCTGATGGCGGCGCACGCCGAGACGGTGATGATCGAGCCGCCGGCGCCGGCCGCCGTGGTGGTGGAGACGCCCGACGATCGCGATCGCTACGAGGCGTTCGTCCGCGCCGGCTTCCGGCCGCTGGGCGCGCAGATGCTGCGGGTGGACATGGTCGAGCGGCTCGCCCGCATCGCGCATGACGGGCGCGGGCGCGATCAGGGCAACGGGCGCGCGCCGTTCGCCCCCGATCCCGGCCTGCCGGTGTCGCTGGGGCTGCGCCCGGCCAGCTTCGCCCAGCTGATGCTGGCGCTGGGCTTCCGCCCGGCGGAGGCCGATCAGGCGGACGGGCGACAGCATTGGGTGTGGCGCGGCGCGCCCAAACCGCCGCGCCTCGTCCGCCCGGCGCGGCCGCCGCGGGAGAACGCCTTTTCGGTGCTGGCCGGGATGGGGCGCGGTGGCTGAGGGGACATTGCGGCTGGACAAGTTCCTGTGGTTCGCGCGGCTGGCGAAGACCCGCTCCTTTGCGCAGGAGACGGCCGAGGCGGGCCATCTCAGGATCGACGGGCGGGTGGTGGATCGCGCCCATGCGGCGGTGCGCGCCGGCAACGTGCTGAGCTTCCCGCTGCACGGCCGCGTGCGGATCATCCGGGTGGAGGCGCTGCCGCCACGGCGCGGCCCAGCGGCGGAGGCGCGCGCCTGCTACACCGATCTGTCGCCGCCGCACGCGGCCGAAAGCCGTGAGAATGGTTCGCAGCCCGCCGCCGATATTGACGAGCCCAGCCCATCGACCTAGCAGGCGGCCAAGTACGGGAGCCTTCGCACATGACCTATGTCGTCACCGACGCCTGCATCAAATGCAAATATATGGACTGTGTCGAGGTCTGTCCGGTCGACTGCTTCTACGAGGGCGAGAACATGCTCGTCATCAATCCCAGCGAGTGCATCGACTGCGGCGTGTGCGAGCCGGAATGCCCCGCCGAGGCGATCCTGCCCGATACGGAGAGCGGGCTGGAGCAGTGGTTGGAGCTGAACACCACCTTCTCCGCCAGCTGGCCCAACCTCACCCGCAAGCGCGAGCAGCCGGCCGATGCCGACGAGCACAAGGGCGAGGAGGGGAAGTACGACAAGTATTTCTCGCCCGAGCCCGGCCAGGGCGACTGACGCGCGCCCGATGGCGCCCGGCCGCCGGCCGGGTGCGCGCAAAGCTGGCATTTTCCCTACAAAGCCGCTATGGAATGGGTAACGGAAGCGGGCGCCTTCGCACCCGCGGCAGAAAACGGCTCATTCGGCTGTTGCCCATCGCTGTCGGACAGAGCGCGCGCGGCGCGTGGATCGGGCAGGGGGTGGCGGCCTCATCCTCGGAAAGGTCCCTTACATGGCTGCAAAGGCGCTGAGCTTCGTCGTCGGCGATTATGTGGTGTATCCCAAGCACGGCGTCGGCCGCGTGATCGAACTCCAGAGCCAGGAGATCGCCGGGATCAAGCTGGAGCTCTATGTCCTGCGTTTCGAGAAGGAGCGGATGACGCTCCGCGTGCCGACCAACAAGGCCGAGTCGGTCGGCATGCGCAAGCTCTCGTCCAACGTCACCCTGCAGGAGGCGCTGACCACGCTGAAGGGCAAGCCGAAGGTGAAGCGCACGATGTGGTCGCGCCGCGCCCAGGAATATGAGGCGAAGATCAACTCCGGCGACCTCGTCTCCATCGCCGAGGTGGTGCGCGACCTGTTCCGCGCCGACGACCAGCCCGAGCAGAGCTATTCGGAGCGGCAGATCTTCGAGGCGGCGACCAGCCGGCTGGCGCGCGAGCTGGCCGCGATGGAGCAGGTGCAGGAGCCGGCGGCGCAGGAGAAGATCCTCGATATCCTCCGCGCATCGGCGGCGATCCACAACAAATAGGCCGGCCGCCAAGGCAGACCGGACGAGGGGCGGCGCCTGCGGGGGCCGCCCCTTTTCGTTGGGCTTTTTCATTGGCCTTGGCGCGGGCGGGGTGACACACAGGCGGCATGAGACGCCTGCTCCTCCTGCCGCTCGCCGCCGCCGCGATGGCCGCATCGCCCGCCGCCGCCGCCGAGCGGGGCTATACGATCACCGGCTTCGATCGCATCATCGTCGAGGGGCCGTACCTGGTGACCGTCACCAGCGGGCGCGGCCCTTCCGCGCGGGCCACCGGCAGCCCTCAGGCGCTGGACGCCGTGATCGTGCGGGTGGACGGCCGCACCCTGCGCATCCAGCGGGATTCCAGCGCGTGGAACGGCTTTCCCGGCCAGGATCGCGGGCCGGTGACGATCGCCGTCAGCGTGCCGCGGCTGACCACCGCCTCGCTCGCCGGATCGGGGCGGCTGGATATCGACCAGATGCGCAATGCCGACGTCGATCTGGCGCTCGCCGGATCGGGGCGCATCGCGGTGGCCCGGCTGGAGACGGACCGGCTGGACGCCACCCTCTCCGGATCGGGCGGCATCGCCGTGGCCGGGCGGGCGGCGACGGCGAAGGTGGCGCTGCGCGGATCGGGCCAGATCGAGGCGGGCACGCTCCAGGCCAGTGACGCGACGGTGGTGGCGGACGGATCGGGCGACGTGATCCTGGCCGTGCAGCGCGCGGTGAACGTGATGACGACCGGCAGCGGCAACGTGACGATCTCCGGCAAGCCGGCCTGCACCGTGCGGCGGATCGGATCGGGCAACGTCTCGTGCGGGGTGCGGCCCTGACGGGAAAGGGCGCCGGTTCGATCGGGCGCCCGGCTTCCGGCGACGGGCGCCCAGTCGCATCGCGCGGCTACGCGTTGGCGGTGCTGGCGATAATGGCGCTGGCCGCGGCTCTGCTCTGCTGGCACGCCTCCGTGCCGCCGGTGGCGCAGCCGGCGGATGCGCCGCCGGCCCGCTTCTCGGCCGGGCGGGCGATGGCCGACGTGCGGCTGATCGGGCAGGCGCCGCATCCCGCCGGATCGGCCGAGCATCGCCGCGTGCGTACCCGATTGCTGGCGCGGATGGCGGCGCTGGGCCTGGCGCCGCGCGTGCTGCCGGGCCGCGCGATCAAGCTGAAGACGGAGCGCGCCGGCGTCTCGATCGAGGGCGCGGACGTGGCGAACCTGATCGGCGTGCTGCGCGGCCGGGACGCGGCGGCGCCGGCGCTGCTGCTGATGGCGCACTATGATTCGGTGCCGTCCTCCTCCGGCGCGGCCGACGACGGCGCCGGCATCGCCGCCGCGCTGGAGATCGTGCGCGCGCTGCGCACCGGCGCGCCGCCGGTACGCGACGTGGTGCTGCTGTTCACCGATGCGGAGGAGGACGGCCTGCTTGGGGCGCGCGCCTTCTTCGCCGACCGGCACGCCAGGCGCATCGGCTTCGTCCTCAACATGGACATGCGCGGCGGCGGCGGCCGGGCGATCATGCACGAGACCGGGCACGGCGCCGGCGGCGCGATCGCCCTCTACCGGCGCAGCGCGCCGCAGCCGACGACCGATTCGATCGCCGCCTATGTCGAGCGGCTGATCCGCAACAGCAGCGATTTCCGCATCGCCGCGGATCGCGGCCTGCCGGGGCTGAACTTCGCCATCCTGGACCGGCAATTCGACTATCACGCGGCAAGCTCCAGGCCCGACACGCTCGACAGCCGCTCGCTCCAGCATCTCGGCGATCAGGTGCTCGGCGTGGCGCGGGCGGCGGCGGTGGCGACGGCGCTGCCCGATCGCGCGCGCGATCCGGCCTATGCCAGCCTGCTCGGCATCGTCGTGATCGCCTATCCGGCGTGGATCGGCTGGATCGTCGGCGCGGCCGGCCTTGCTCTGGCGCTCGCGGCATGGCGCCGGGCGGCAGTGCCGGCGGCGGCGGTGCTGCGGGCGACGGTGCTGCGGGGGACGGCGGCGGCCGTCCACCTGCTGCTGGTGCTGGTGCTGGCCCTGACGCTGGCTCGGCTGGCGACCGGCGTGCCGTTCGGCTTCACCGTCGGCCGGCCGCTGCTGGCGCGGTGGGACTGGTACGAGGCGGCGGTGGCGCTGCTGGGCGCGGCGGTGGCGATCGGCTGGTGGGGGCTGGCGCTGGCGGGGCTGCGGCGGGCGGCGGTGGCGGTGCCGCTGGTGCTGGGCGGCCTGATCCTCCTCGCCGGCGGTGGCGGCTGGATCGTGGCGGCGATGGCGGCGGTGGCGGCGCTGCTCGCCTGGCCGGCCTGGCATGCGCCGATCCCGCCGCGCGCGCTGGGCCTGGGCCTGGCCGCCATCGTCGCGCTGCTGGCGCTGGTCGCGCAGGCGGTGGCGCCCACGGCGGCGGTGATGCCGACGTGGAGCCTGCTCGGCGGCGGTGCGGCGCTGCTGCTGGCCGCCGATGGCACACGGCGCGGGCTGGCGCTCGCCGGCGTGGTGGCGGCGGTGCTGGTTGCCCAGCAGGCGGCGACCGCGCACCTGCTGATGCTGGCGGTGGGCGAGACGATCGCGGCGGTGGCGGCACCGTTCCTGCTGTTCGCGGCGCTGCCGCTGGCGCCGCTGCTGGCGGCATCGCTGAGGGTGCGCTCCGCCGCATGGGTGGCGCTGCCGCCGCTGGTGCTGGCGGCCGGCGCGATCCTGCTGATCCGCTTCGGCGACCCGGCGAGCGCGCGGCGGCCGGCGATCGGCCAGATCGTCCACGTCAGCGACGGCGCCAGCGGCCGCTTCTATCGCGCGACGAGCCTGGCCTTTCCCGATCGCTGGACGCGGGCGGCGCTCGGCCCGGCCGGGCAGGGGGCGCTGCTGCCGGTCTACGATCATGCGCTGATCGCGCCCGGAGAGCCGATCGCGCCGGCGCGGGTGCGGATCGAGCGCGGCCGCCGCGCGGACGGCGCGGTCGTGCTGCGCTTCCGCGGGCCGCCGGGCACGCGCGAGATCAGGCTGGCGCTCGCCGCCACGGCGCCGCTACGGGGCGCGCAGGTGAACGGCATCCGCGTGCCCCTGCTCGCCGCAGCCGGGCGGCTCGATCGGGTGAGCTGGGTGGGCGCCGATCCGGTGGTGACGCTGGTGCTGGCGCCGCGCGGGCCGGGGCGGCTGGTGGCCCGCGCCTCCGCCCTGCGTGATGGGTGGCCGGCCGATGCCCGGCCGCTGCCCCCGCGCGGCCCTGCCACGATGCCATGGTATGACAGCGACACGGCGGTGAGCCTGGCGACCACATCTATTTCGTGGTGACGCCGCCCGTAAGAACCTTTGCACGACCTGAGTGGTTTCAAGGCTCTAACAGCGCCTTAGCTTCCAGGAGACGAGTGTGGCAGCCGACAGCACCTATCAGACGATCACCGGCGACGGCGGCGAGCTCCACCAGCAGACCGATGCCGGTGGCCCGCACCTGACGACCAATCAGGGCATCGTCGTCGCCGACAATCAGAACAGCCTGAAGGCCGGCCGGCGCGGACCGACCCTGCTGGAGGACTTCATCCTCCGCGAGAAGATCTTCCACTTCGATCATGAGCGCATCCCGGAGCGGATCGTCCATGCGCGCGGCACCGGCGCCCACGGCTATTTCGAGGCGTACGAGAATGCCGCCGGCTTCTCGAAGGCGGACCTGTTCCAGCGCGCGGGCGAGCAGACACCGGTGTTCGTGCGGTTCTCCACCGTGGCGGGCGGCGCGGGATCGGTCGATACGCCTCGCGACGTGCGCGGGTTCGCCGTGAAGTTCTACACCAAGGAAGGCGTGTGGGATCTCGTCGGCAACAACATTCCGGTGTTCTTCATCCAGGATGCGATCAAGTTCCCCGATCTCGTCCATGCCGTAAAGATGGAGGCGGACAAGGGCTACCCGCAGGCGGCCAGTGCCCACGACACCTTCTGGGACTGGATCGGCCTGATGCCGGAGGCCACCCACATGGTGATGTGGCAGATGAGCGACCGGACGATTCCGCGCTCCTTCGTCACCATGGAGGGCTTCGGCATCCATACCTTCCGGCTGATCGACGCGGAGGGGAAGAACACCTTCGTCAAGTTCCACTGGAAGCCGAAGCAGGGCCTGCAATCGCAGATCTGGGACGAGGCGGTGAAGACGGCCGGCGCCGATCCCGACTATCAGCGCCGCGACTTGTACGAGCGGCTTGACCGGGGCGACTATCCGGAGTGGGAGCTGGGCATCCAGGCATTCGACGAGGAGACCGCCGAGGGCCTCGACTTTGACGTGCTTGATTCGACCAAGATCATCCCGGAGGAGATCGTGCCGGTGACGCCGATCGGCCGGATGGTGCTGGATCGCTACCCCGACAATTTCTTCGCCGAGACCGAGCAGGTGGCCTACTGCCCGGGCAACATCGTGCCCGGCATCGATTTCACCAACGATCCGCTGCTGCAGGGCCGGCTGTTCAGCTATCTCGACACGCAGCTGAAGCGGCTGGGATCGACCAACTTCCACCAGCTGCCGATCAACGCGGCCAAGTCGCCGGTGAACAATTTCCAGCGTGACGGCCACATGCAGATGAACGTGCCGAAGGGCAGGGCCAATTACGAGCCGAACAGCCTGAACGAGGCGGGCGAGGATGCCGGCCCGCGCGAGTGCCCGGTGAAGGGCTACAGCACCTATGCCGCGCAGGATGTGGCGGCGCCCGCCGGCGACAAGCTGCGCATCCGGGCGGAGAGCTTCGCCGATCACTACAGCCAGGCGCGGCTGTTCTTCCGCTCGCTCGACAAGGCGGAACAGGCGCATCTCGCCTCGGCGCTGGTGTTCGAACTCTCCAAGGTGGGGCTGGAGCATGTGCGGGTGCGCGTGCTCTCCAACCTCGTCAACGTCGATCCGGCACTGGCGCAGCGCGTCGCGGATGGCCTTGCCATGGATGTGCCGCCCGCCTCGGCGACGGCGGTGGAGCCGAGGGATCTCGATCCCTCGCCGGCCCTGCGCATCATCCGCGGCCCGCTGGAGAAGCATACGCTGGAGGGGCGCGCGGTCGGCATCCTGATCGCGGACGGCAGCGACGGCGACCAGATCGACGCGCTGACGAGCAAGATCGGCGACGCCGGCGGCAAGCCGGTGCTGATCGCGCCCAAAGTGGGCGGCGTGAAGCTGAAGGACGGCAGTCTGCTGAAGGCCGACGCCCAATTGGCGGGCTTCCCGTCGGTGTTCGTCGACGCGGTGGCGCTCGTCCTCTCGGACGACGGGGCGGCGCTGCTGACCAAAGAGGCCGCGGCGGTGCAGTTCGTGATGGACGCCTTCGGCCATCTGAAGGCGATCGGCGCCGCCGATGCCGCCAAGCCGCTGCTGGACAAGGCGGGCGTGGAGGCCGACGAGGGCGTCACCGATCTGGGCGACGCCTTCCTCACGGCGGCCGGCCAGCGCTTCTTCGATCGCGAGCCCGGCGTGCGGACGCTCGCCTGAGCGACCGTCCGGGCCGCGCTCGCGCGGCCCGGACACGCTTTGCGATAGTCGGCTCTAGGCGCTGCAGGGTCCGCTGAGGGCCGCCGTCATCGCTTCGATCGTGTCGGTGGCATGGCGCGCCAGCGCGACCGGATCGCCGGCCTGGGGGTTGGCGGCGTCATGCTGCACCAGCAGGTTCAGGAACATCAGCGCGCACAGGGTGACGCGGGTCTGGGCGATGTCGGTCGGCAGATCGGCCATCAGCTGCTGGATCAGGTTGAGCAGGCGGCACATCGCCGGCGCGCCGGTGAAGGCGGTGCTCAGGCCGCGCACGGTGCCGTCCGGCATGCGGCGGATCAGATAGTGCAGCAGGAAGCCCGCGTGGGGATGATGGCCGCGATCGTCGCACAGCGAGAGGTGCGGCACGGAGAGGATCGTCAGCAGGGTGCCGGTGTCGGCCAGGCGGCCGTCCGCCTCCGCCTGATCGAGCAGCGCCTGCCGCTCGCTCTCCATCTCCGCCACGCGTTGGTGGAAGATGGCGTCGATCAGCTTGTCGCGGCTGCCGAAATGATATTGCACGGCATTGTTGTTGCCCTGGTTGGCGGCGATCGCGATCTCCCGCAGCGAGGCGCCGTCGAAGCCGCGCTCGGCGTACAGCCGCTCGGCCGCGCGTAGAATCCGCAGACGAGTCGCCTCGACTTCTGGCCGATGGCTCCGCCGTCGCGCAGATGCACCGAGCCTTTCGTCCGAAGCGGTCACGATGTCCATTGAATTCCCCCAAGTGTCCGATTCGGGTTAATCATTAACCGGTCTTTGAGGACAATAACTTATTCTAGTCGAGCCGCCTACACTCGCCTCGAAACGGGACGATCGAACGGGGTCAATCTACGGCGACCGGGCCGCTCAGGGGTTTGGGACGGCGCGCCATCCACACCAGCGCGATCATCGCCAGCGACAGCCAGCCGCAGGCAGTGAACAGATCGATCGAGGCGAGCAGATAGGCCTGGCCCACCAGCTGGCGGGTGGCGACGGCCATGCTCTGGAACCCGTCCAGGCCTTGCATGTTCAGCTGCGCCGCCGTGTGCCGGTAGGCGTCGCCGTCCGCCGTCACGGCCTCGGCCAGCCGGCTCTGGTGCAGCGCCTCGCGCCGGTCCCACATCGTGGTGACGAGCGACGCGGCGAAACTGCCGCCGGTGATACGCGCGAAGTTGGAGATGCCCGTGGCCGAGGGCACCCGTTCCGGCGCGATCCCGTCCAGCGAGATGTTGATCATCGCCACGAAGAAGGTGCTTATCGCGATGCCCTGCACCAGCATCGGCATCATGAAGTTGGTGATGCTGGAATAGGTGGTCAGCTGGCCGCGCATGAAGAAGGAGGCGGCGAAGGCGAGGAAGGACACGGTCGCCATCCAGCGCGCATCCACCTTGCCGCCGAGCCGCGCAACGAGCGGGGTGAGCAGCACCGCGACCACGCCGCTGGGTGCCGCGACCATGCCCGCCCAGGTGGCGGTGTAGCCGAGCTGGGTCTGCAGCCACAGCGGCATCAGCAGCGTGTTGGCGAAGAACAGCGCGTAGCCGAGGCAGAAGGCGGCCGTGCCCAGGGCGAAGTTCCGCCCGCGCAGCAGCGATAGGTCGACGACCGGGAACCGCTCGGTCAGTTCCCAGATCACCCACGCCGCGCAGCCGATCGCGGCGCAGAGGGTGAACAGGACGATCACGGGGCTGTGGAACCAGTCCGCATTCTTGCCGAGATCGAGCACGAGCTGGAGCGACGCGACCCAGAAGGCGAGCAGCAGCAGGCCGACCTTGTCGATCGGCAGGGATCGCGTCGCCGTCTCGCGCGTGCGCAGGAAGCGCCAGGAAACGAGCGCGGCGACCAGGCCGAACGGCACGTTGATGAGGAAGATCCAGCCCCAGTGGAAGTTGTCGGAGATGTAGCCGCCCAGGATCGGCCCCATCACCGGCGCGGTCAGCGTCGTCATCGACCAGATGCCGAGCGCGAGCGAACGCTTCTGCGGCGGGAAGATGGCGATCAGCAGCGTCTGCGAGCCCGGGATCATCGGCCCGGAGACGGCGCCCTGCACGATGCGGAACAGGATCAGCGAGTTCAGATCCCACGCGATGCCGCAGAGGAAGGAGGCGAGGGTGAACAGCGCGACCGAGGAGACGAAGGTGCGCACCACGCCGAAGCGGCCCATCAGCCATCCGGTCAGCGGCAGGGCGATGCCGTTGGCGACGGCGAAGGAGGTTATGATCCACGTGCCGCTGTCGGTGCTCTCGCCCAGATTGCCGGCGATCGTGGGGAGGGAGACGTTGGCGATCGTCGAATCGAGCACCTGCATGAACGTGCCGAGCGCCAGCCCCAGCGCGGTGAGCGCCAGCGCGCCGCCGGCCAGCGGCGCCTGGCCGGCATCCGCCCCGCTCATCCCGCGGCGGCCGCGTTGGCGGCGATGATCCGGCGGATGCGCGCCTCGATCTTCGTATCGTCGGCGGTCGGCTGGTCCATCCGCAGCGACGAAGCGGCGGGGCGGGGGAGGAGGCTGCCGCCGGCGTTCGCCACGTCCACCGACGCCGTCACGGAGAGGCCGATGCGCAGCGGGTGGGCGGCCAGCTCGCGCGGATCGAGCGCGATGCGCACGGGCACGCGCTGGGTGATCTTGATCCAGTTGCCCGATGCGTTCTGCGGCGGCAGCAGCGCGAAGGCGTTGCCGCTGCCGGCCGCGAGCCCCAGCACGCGACCGTGATAGACGACATCGCCGCCGTACACGTCCGCCCGGATCGCCACCGGCTGGCCGATGCGCAGCCGGCGCAGCTGCGTCTCGCGGAAGTTCGCGTCGACCCACAGGCGGTTCAGCGGCACCACCGCCATCAGCGGCGTGCCGGCGGCGACCTGCTGGCCCAGCTGCACGCTGCGCCGCGCGACCACGCCCTCCACCGGCGCGACGATGCGCATGTGGCTCTGCACGATCGCCGCCCGGCGCACGGCGGCGATCGCCGCGAGCACGGCCGGGTTCTCGGCAACCGGCACGCCCTGCACCGTGGTGCGGGACTGGGCGAGGCGGCTGCGCGCCACGTTCAGCGCGGCGCGGGCGAGGGTGACGGCGTCGGCGGCATGGGCCACCTCCTCGCCGGAGACGGCGCCGTCCACGGCGGCGGCGCGGCGGCGGCCATAATCGTTCTGCGCGCTGGCGAGCCGCGC encodes:
- a CDS encoding RNA-binding S4 domain-containing protein — protein: MRLDKFLWFARLAKTRSFAQETAEAGHLRIDGRVVDRAHAAVRAGNVLSFPLHGRVRIIRVEALPPRRGPAAEARACYTDLSPPHAAESRENGSQPAADIDEPSPST
- the fdxA gene encoding ferredoxin FdxA, with amino-acid sequence MTYVVTDACIKCKYMDCVEVCPVDCFYEGENMLVINPSECIDCGVCEPECPAEAILPDTESGLEQWLELNTTFSASWPNLTRKREQPADADEHKGEEGKYDKYFSPEPGQGD
- a CDS encoding CarD family transcriptional regulator encodes the protein MAAKALSFVVGDYVVYPKHGVGRVIELQSQEIAGIKLELYVLRFEKERMTLRVPTNKAESVGMRKLSSNVTLQEALTTLKGKPKVKRTMWSRRAQEYEAKINSGDLVSIAEVVRDLFRADDQPEQSYSERQIFEAATSRLARELAAMEQVQEPAAQEKILDILRASAAIHNK
- a CDS encoding head GIN domain-containing protein is translated as MRRLLLLPLAAAAMAASPAAAAERGYTITGFDRIIVEGPYLVTVTSGRGPSARATGSPQALDAVIVRVDGRTLRIQRDSSAWNGFPGQDRGPVTIAVSVPRLTTASLAGSGRLDIDQMRNADVDLALAGSGRIAVARLETDRLDATLSGSGGIAVAGRAATAKVALRGSGQIEAGTLQASDATVVADGSGDVILAVQRAVNVMTTGSGNVTISGKPACTVRRIGSGNVSCGVRP
- a CDS encoding M20/M25/M40 family metallo-hydrolase yields the protein MLAIMALAAALLCWHASVPPVAQPADAPPARFSAGRAMADVRLIGQAPHPAGSAEHRRVRTRLLARMAALGLAPRVLPGRAIKLKTERAGVSIEGADVANLIGVLRGRDAAAPALLLMAHYDSVPSSSGAADDGAGIAAALEIVRALRTGAPPVRDVVLLFTDAEEDGLLGARAFFADRHARRIGFVLNMDMRGGGGRAIMHETGHGAGGAIALYRRSAPQPTTDSIAAYVERLIRNSSDFRIAADRGLPGLNFAILDRQFDYHAASSRPDTLDSRSLQHLGDQVLGVARAAAVATALPDRARDPAYASLLGIVVIAYPAWIGWIVGAAGLALALAAWRRAAVPAAAVLRATVLRGTAAAVHLLLVLVLALTLARLATGVPFGFTVGRPLLARWDWYEAAVALLGAAVAIGWWGLALAGLRRAAVAVPLVLGGLILLAGGGGWIVAAMAAVAALLAWPAWHAPIPPRALGLGLAAIVALLALVAQAVAPTAAVMPTWSLLGGGAALLLAADGTRRGLALAGVVAAVLVAQQAATAHLLMLAVGETIAAVAAPFLLFAALPLAPLLAASLRVRSAAWVALPPLVLAAGAILLIRFGDPASARRPAIGQIVHVSDGASGRFYRATSLAFPDRWTRAALGPAGQGALLPVYDHALIAPGEPIAPARVRIERGRRADGAVVLRFRGPPGTREIRLALAATAPLRGAQVNGIRVPLLAAAGRLDRVSWVGADPVVTLVLAPRGPGRLVARASALRDGWPADARPLPPRGPATMPWYDSDTAVSLATTSISW
- a CDS encoding catalase: MAADSTYQTITGDGGELHQQTDAGGPHLTTNQGIVVADNQNSLKAGRRGPTLLEDFILREKIFHFDHERIPERIVHARGTGAHGYFEAYENAAGFSKADLFQRAGEQTPVFVRFSTVAGGAGSVDTPRDVRGFAVKFYTKEGVWDLVGNNIPVFFIQDAIKFPDLVHAVKMEADKGYPQAASAHDTFWDWIGLMPEATHMVMWQMSDRTIPRSFVTMEGFGIHTFRLIDAEGKNTFVKFHWKPKQGLQSQIWDEAVKTAGADPDYQRRDLYERLDRGDYPEWELGIQAFDEETAEGLDFDVLDSTKIIPEEIVPVTPIGRMVLDRYPDNFFAETEQVAYCPGNIVPGIDFTNDPLLQGRLFSYLDTQLKRLGSTNFHQLPINAAKSPVNNFQRDGHMQMNVPKGRANYEPNSLNEAGEDAGPRECPVKGYSTYAAQDVAAPAGDKLRIRAESFADHYSQARLFFRSLDKAEQAHLASALVFELSKVGLEHVRVRVLSNLVNVDPALAQRVADGLAMDVPPASATAVEPRDLDPSPALRIIRGPLEKHTLEGRAVGILIADGSDGDQIDALTSKIGDAGGKPVLIAPKVGGVKLKDGSLLKADAQLAGFPSVFVDAVALVLSDDGAALLTKEAAAVQFVMDAFGHLKAIGAADAAKPLLDKAGVEADEGVTDLGDAFLTAAGQRFFDREPGVRTLA
- a CDS encoding TetR/AcrR family transcriptional regulator, which gives rise to MDIVTASDERLGASARRRSHRPEVEATRLRILRAAERLYAERGFDGASLREIAIAANQGNNNAVQYHFGSRDKLIDAIFHQRVAEMESERQALLDQAEADGRLADTGTLLTILSVPHLSLCDDRGHHPHAGFLLHYLIRRMPDGTVRGLSTAFTGAPAMCRLLNLIQQLMADLPTDIAQTRVTLCALMFLNLLVQHDAANPQAGDPVALARHATDTIEAMTAALSGPCSA
- a CDS encoding DHA2 family efflux MFS transporter permease subunit encodes the protein MSGADAGQAPLAGGALALTALGLALGTFMQVLDSTIANVSLPTIAGNLGESTDSGTWIITSFAVANGIALPLTGWLMGRFGVVRTFVSSVALFTLASFLCGIAWDLNSLILFRIVQGAVSGPMIPGSQTLLIAIFPPQKRSLALGIWSMTTLTAPVMGPILGGYISDNFHWGWIFLINVPFGLVAALVSWRFLRTRETATRSLPIDKVGLLLLAFWVASLQLVLDLGKNADWFHSPVIVLFTLCAAIGCAAWVIWELTERFPVVDLSLLRGRNFALGTAAFCLGYALFFANTLLMPLWLQTQLGYTATWAGMVAAPSGVVAVLLTPLVARLGGKVDARWMATVSFLAFAASFFMRGQLTTYSSITNFMMPMLVQGIAISTFFVAMINISLDGIAPERVPSATGISNFARITGGSFAASLVTTMWDRREALHQSRLAEAVTADGDAYRHTAAQLNMQGLDGFQSMAVATRQLVGQAYLLASIDLFTACGWLSLAMIALVWMARRPKPLSGPVAVD
- a CDS encoding efflux RND transporter periplasmic adaptor subunit, yielding MNQESRPPAIPVEAVAPDPAAAKDPRRRRWFAILGAVVLLGAIAWGIHALFFAGAVEGTDDAYVAGDVVSITAREAGTVIGLHADDTESVRRGQRLIDLDPATADVAMAQAEADLARAVRAIRSDFSSLDEGGAEVAQAEARLASAQNDYGRRRAAAVDGAVSGEEVAHAADAVTLARAALNVARSRLAQSRTTVQGVPVAENPAVLAAIAAVRRAAIVQSHMRIVAPVEGVVARRSVQLGQQVAAGTPLMAVVPLNRLWVDANFRETQLRRLRIGQPVAIRADVYGGDVVYHGRVLGLAAGSGNAFALLPPQNASGNWIKITQRVPVRIALDPRELAAHPLRIGLSVTASVDVANAGGSLLPRPAASSLRMDQPTADDTKIEARIRRIIAANAAAAG